The nucleotide sequence AATAAACCCGTCCATCATGGAGGCGTGGAACCTTTGCCCGAAAAGGCTGGCCTTTCCGGCGATATTCAGTTAAGGGTGCCAGCTATTAGACAACCAGAGCCTAAAAAGCAACCGGAACCCGACATTGAAGAGGATCCTGAGCTGCAAAAGGTCGATGAGCCGGAACAAGACGATCAGGATGTCCACAATCCCAGACCTGCGGACGATGAGTCTGGGCAGCAGCCCCAGGAGGAGCTGCAGATGGCTCCGCCAGCTGATGCGTCGGTGAAGAAGGATTGGCACGACTACACGGCCATGGAAAAGGATGCCAAACGAGTGGGTCTCGGGGAGAGGGGGAAGGCCGCCTCGCTGGACGATGAATCCCAGCGAGATTTGGAGAAACAAATGTCCCTGGACAATGGATTTAATGCCCTGCTTTCGGACTCTATATCGGTCAACCGCTCCCTGCCCGACATCCGCCACCCGCTGTGAGTTTTTCATAAGTCACATATTTTTGAGGAACGTAGTAGCTGTGATAAGGCTGTGGTTCTCCAAATGAATACATTGTAGCTTTCTTATTATGTGAAGGAAAGCTTATCACACGTCACGTTTATTGTGATAATAATTCGATAAGAGCCTCGTggttatttgttatttaaatgtttattgtTTTATATCACTTTGGAAGATCTAAAAATAACTTtgcatttatttatctatATTTTTTAGCTGTCGCAAGAAGGAGTATGTCGCCAAGTTACCCACTGTCAGTGTAATCATCATTTTCTACAACGAATACTTGAGCGTGCTGATGCGCTCAGTTCACAGCCTGATCAACCGCTCGCCGCCGGAGCTGCTCAAGGAAATAATCCTGGTGGACGATCACAGTGACCGAGATTATTTGGGTCACGATCTGGAGACCTACATTAAGGAACACTTCAAGTGGGTCCGCGTGGTGAGATTGCCAAAGCGCACGGGCTTGATAGGAGCCCGAGCGGCTGGAGCTAGGAATGCCACTGCCGAGGTGCTCATCTTCCTAGACTCGCACGTGGAGGCCAACTACAACTGGTTGCCACCGCTGTTGGAACCCATTGCCCTGAACAAGAGGACGGCGGTGTGTCCCTTTATCGATGTGATTGATCACTCCAACTTCAACTACCGGGCGCAGGATGAAGGAGCCCGTGGAGCCTTCGACTGGGAGTTCTTCTACAAGCGGTTGCCCCTGTTGGAGGAGGATCTTAAGCACCCGGCCGATCCCTTTAAGAGTCCTGTAATGGCTGGCGGACTCTTTGCCATTTCCTCGGAGTTCTTCTGGGAACTGGGCGGCTACGATGAGGGTCTGGACATCTGGGGCGGCGAGCAATACGAGCTGAGCTTCAAGATCTGGATGTGCGGCGGCGAGATGTATGACGCTCCCTGCTCTCGCATTGGACATATATATCGAGGACCTCGCAACCATCAGCCGAGTCCAAGGAAGGGCGACTATCTGCACAAAGTGAGTAGATCTATAAAGAATCAAAACCAATCAAAAAGCCGGTTTAAAAGGGTCATTAAAAGAGATAATTAAAGCCCCGTTCTTGTAAATAAGCAATATATCTATAGTCAGCATGAAGAGTCGCG is from Drosophila suzukii chromosome 3, CBGP_Dsuzu_IsoJpt1.0, whole genome shotgun sequence and encodes:
- the Pgant6 gene encoding N-acetylgalactosaminyltransferase 6; the protein is MRRPNLKWIVKASLLLLVSLTLFILITSWISSSPYTNKPVHHGGVEPLPEKAGLSGDIQLRVPAIRQPEPKKQPEPDIEEDPELQKVDEPEQDDQDVHNPRPADDESGQQPQEELQMAPPADASVKKDWHDYTAMEKDAKRVGLGERGKAASLDDESQRDLEKQMSLDNGFNALLSDSISVNRSLPDIRHPLCRKKEYVAKLPTVSVIIIFYNEYLSVLMRSVHSLINRSPPELLKEIILVDDHSDRDYLGHDLETYIKEHFKWVRVVRLPKRTGLIGARAAGARNATAEVLIFLDSHVEANYNWLPPLLEPIALNKRTAVCPFIDVIDHSNFNYRAQDEGARGAFDWEFFYKRLPLLEEDLKHPADPFKSPVMAGGLFAISSEFFWELGGYDEGLDIWGGEQYELSFKIWMCGGEMYDAPCSRIGHIYRGPRNHQPSPRKGDYLHKNYKRVAEVWMDEYKNYLYNHGDGLYESVDPGDLTAQKAIRTKLKCKSFKWFMEEVAFDLMKTYPPIDPPAYALGAIQNVGNQNLCLDTMGRKKHNKMGMYACANDIKIPQKTQFWELSWKRDLRLRRKKECLDVQIWDANAPVWLWDCHNQGGNQYWYYDYHKKLLKHGSEGRRCLELLPFTQEVVANKCDPSNRFQHWNFGSFNQTALDNYSQDLVLSL